One window from the genome of Acinetobacter lanii encodes:
- a CDS encoding substrate-binding domain-containing protein — MSLNKTVVALTLIGGVATTTAHAARDTIQIAGSSTVLPYASIVAEEFGNNFPQFKTPVVGSGGTSGGLKQFCNGVGDNTIDIANASRKIKDTELSACKKAGVNQILEMKIGYDGIVFASNAKKSAFKLRPQHVFAALAAQLPANGKLVANPYTRWNQIDKSLPDEAITLVIPASNHGTREVFQEKMIEAGCESYEYFKKLDKEAQKKACSTFRKDGKVIEISGDYTETLARLKTSPNAVGVFGLGFYDQNKDKLRVATVNSVSPSEQTILNGSYPVSRPLFFYVKGDHLKSIKGLSQYTEYFISKKASGKGSKLEKAGLISLSDKERAQVLANFKAGKAVQ; from the coding sequence ATGAGCTTAAATAAAACGGTGGTTGCTTTGACCTTGATTGGGGGCGTAGCCACAACAACAGCACATGCAGCCCGTGACACCATTCAGATTGCAGGGTCATCTACAGTATTGCCTTATGCCAGTATCGTGGCAGAGGAATTTGGCAATAATTTTCCACAGTTTAAAACACCCGTTGTCGGTTCAGGGGGTACTTCTGGCGGCTTAAAACAATTTTGTAATGGTGTGGGAGATAACACCATTGATATCGCCAATGCCTCTCGAAAAATCAAAGACACAGAGTTAAGTGCCTGTAAAAAAGCCGGTGTAAACCAAATTTTAGAAATGAAGATTGGTTATGACGGGATTGTATTTGCATCAAATGCAAAAAAATCGGCGTTTAAACTGCGTCCTCAACATGTCTTTGCAGCGTTAGCAGCACAACTTCCTGCCAATGGTAAGTTGGTTGCAAACCCATATACCCGTTGGAATCAAATTGATAAATCTTTGCCGGATGAAGCCATTACTTTGGTGATTCCTGCATCGAATCACGGAACACGTGAAGTGTTCCAAGAAAAAATGATTGAAGCAGGTTGTGAATCCTATGAATACTTTAAGAAGCTCGATAAAGAGGCACAGAAAAAAGCCTGCTCAACTTTCCGTAAAGATGGCAAGGTCATTGAGATTTCAGGTGACTATACTGAAACTTTAGCACGCTTAAAAACCTCACCCAATGCAGTCGGTGTATTTGGTCTAGGGTTCTATGATCAAAATAAAGATAAATTACGTGTAGCGACAGTGAATAGTGTCTCTCCATCCGAGCAAACCATTTTAAATGGGTCATATCCTGTGTCTCGTCCTTTGTTCTTTTATGTGAAGGGCGACCACTTAAAATCGATCAAAGGTTTGTCCCAATATACTGAATACTTCATCAGTAAAAAAGCATCAGGCAAAGGTTCGAAACTTGAAAAAGCAGGGCTGATTTCCTTGTCGGATAAAGAACGTGCACAAGTGCTGGCAAACTTTAAAGCGGGCAAAGCTGTTCAATAA
- a CDS encoding pyridoxal phosphate-dependent decarboxylase family protein, protein MVDFAEHRKALFCNDAESIADYQSAMDSAVKAVSAWLQNDKMYTGGSIKELRSAIAFNPSKEGLGVQKSLDRMVELFLNKSLKVHHPHSLAHLHCPTMVTSQIAEVLINATNQSMDSWDQSPAGSLMEVQLIDWLRQKVGYGSGQAGVFTSGGTQSNLMGVLLARDACIAKNWKDENGNPWSVQRDGVPSDAMRNVKVICSENAHFSVQKNMAMMGMGFQSVVTVPVNDNAQMDVNALEKTMAHLQNEGKIVACVVATAGTTDAGAIDPLKEIREITNTYGAWMHIDAAWGGALILSNDYRSMLDGIELSDSVTLDFHKHYFQTISCGAFLLKDEANYRFMHYEAEYLNSAYDEEHGVPNLVSKSLQTTRRFDALKLWMTVEALGEELYGSMIDHGVGLTRDVAAYIDATDGLEMLVDPQFASVLFRVIPEGYPTELLDTLNQNVADELFARGEANIGVTKVGQVQSLKMTTLSPVATLDNVKNLLALVLNEADRIKDAIADGSYTPPID, encoded by the coding sequence ATGGTTGATTTTGCAGAACATCGTAAAGCCTTATTCTGCAATGATGCAGAGTCTATTGCTGACTATCAGTCAGCAATGGATTCAGCTGTAAAAGCTGTCTCTGCATGGTTGCAAAATGACAAAATGTACACAGGTGGTAGCATTAAAGAGCTGCGCTCTGCCATCGCATTCAATCCTTCTAAAGAAGGTTTAGGTGTACAAAAATCTTTGGATCGTATGGTTGAGCTTTTCCTTAATAAAAGCTTAAAAGTCCATCATCCGCATTCACTCGCGCATTTGCACTGCCCAACCATGGTGACAAGCCAAATCGCGGAAGTGCTCATTAACGCAACCAACCAATCGATGGATTCATGGGATCAAAGCCCTGCAGGTTCATTGATGGAAGTGCAACTGATTGACTGGCTTCGTCAAAAAGTCGGCTACGGTTCAGGTCAAGCCGGTGTATTCACCTCTGGCGGCACACAGTCGAACTTGATGGGTGTGTTACTTGCGCGTGATGCGTGCATCGCGAAAAACTGGAAAGACGAAAACGGCAATCCGTGGTCTGTTCAGCGTGATGGCGTACCAAGCGATGCAATGCGTAACGTCAAAGTCATTTGTTCTGAAAATGCACATTTCTCTGTGCAAAAGAACATGGCGATGATGGGCATGGGCTTCCAATCTGTGGTCACTGTTCCTGTGAACGACAACGCACAGATGGATGTTAACGCACTTGAGAAAACCATGGCGCACCTTCAAAACGAAGGTAAGATCGTGGCATGTGTGGTGGCAACTGCAGGTACAACCGATGCAGGCGCAATTGACCCACTCAAAGAAATTCGTGAAATCACCAACACATATGGCGCGTGGATGCATATCGATGCGGCATGGGGTGGTGCACTGATTCTTTCGAATGACTATCGTTCTATGCTAGACGGGATCGAGCTTTCTGACTCAGTAACGCTTGATTTCCATAAGCATTATTTCCAAACGATTTCATGTGGCGCATTTTTGCTGAAAGATGAAGCGAACTATCGTTTCATGCATTACGAAGCAGAGTACTTAAACTCGGCTTATGATGAAGAGCATGGCGTACCCAACCTTGTGTCTAAGTCGCTACAAACCACGCGTCGTTTTGATGCATTGAAATTGTGGATGACCGTTGAAGCACTCGGTGAAGAACTTTACGGTTCAATGATCGATCATGGTGTGGGTTTAACGCGTGATGTTGCGGCTTATATTGATGCAACGGATGGTCTTGAAATGTTGGTTGATCCACAATTTGCATCGGTATTGTTCCGAGTGATTCCTGAAGGTTATCCAACAGAATTACTCGATACACTGAACCAAAACGTGGCAGATGAATTGTTTGCACGTGGTGAAGCGAATATTGGTGTAACCAAAGTCGGTCAAGTTCAATCTTTGAAAATGACCACTTTAAGCCCGGTTGCGACTTTAGACAATGTGAAAAACTTATTGGCACTTGTGCTAAATGAGGCTGATCGTATTAAAGATGCTATTGCGGATGGTAGCTATACACCCCCAATCGATTAA
- a CDS encoding diaminobutyrate--2-oxoglutarate transaminase: protein MSVSSVNSATKSTNEYYLTRQSQMESNVRSYPRKLPLAIAKALGCWVTDVEGTTYLDCLAGAGTLALGHNHPAVIQSIQDTLASGLPLHTLDLTTPLKDAFTEALLEQLPGGKAEYCLQFCGPSGADGTEAAIKLAKTYTGRSSVISFSGGYHGMTHGALAMTGNLSAKNAVNGLMPGVQFMPYPHEYRCPLGIGGEAGVDALTYYFENFIEDVESGVTKPAAVILEAIQGEGGVVTAPVKWLKKIREVTEKHNIVLILDEVQAGFARSGKMFAFEHAGIEPDVVVMSKAVGGSLPLAVLGIKRKFDAWQPAGHTGTFRGNQLAMGTGLATIKTIKEQNLAQNAQERGDFLQAELKKLAQEFPCIGNVRGRGLMIGVEIVDERKPADHMGSLPGDGQLAAAIQAACFDNKLLLEKGGRNGTVIRLLCPLIINHDECVEVIARFKKALAEALVATRGA from the coding sequence ATGAGCGTTTCTTCAGTAAATTCTGCCACTAAGTCTACTAACGAATACTATTTAACTCGCCAAAGTCAAATGGAATCCAATGTTCGTAGCTATCCACGTAAACTTCCATTAGCGATAGCAAAAGCCTTAGGGTGCTGGGTTACCGATGTTGAAGGTACGACGTACCTCGATTGTTTAGCTGGGGCAGGGACATTGGCATTAGGCCATAATCATCCTGCGGTCATTCAAAGTATCCAAGATACACTTGCAAGCGGTTTACCGTTGCATACATTGGATTTAACAACACCTTTAAAAGATGCGTTTACTGAAGCATTACTTGAGCAACTCCCTGGGGGTAAGGCTGAGTATTGTCTACAGTTCTGTGGTCCATCTGGTGCAGATGGTACAGAAGCAGCAATTAAATTAGCCAAAACCTATACAGGTCGTAGTTCTGTGATTAGCTTTTCCGGTGGCTATCATGGGATGACGCATGGCGCTTTAGCCATGACAGGGAACTTATCTGCGAAAAATGCGGTGAATGGCTTAATGCCAGGCGTACAATTTATGCCATATCCGCATGAATACCGTTGCCCATTGGGCATTGGCGGTGAAGCAGGTGTAGATGCTTTAACTTATTATTTCGAAAACTTTATTGAAGATGTCGAGAGCGGTGTAACCAAACCTGCTGCTGTGATTCTTGAAGCGATTCAAGGTGAAGGCGGTGTGGTGACAGCACCGGTAAAATGGCTGAAAAAAATTCGTGAAGTGACTGAAAAACATAACATCGTACTGATTCTAGATGAAGTCCAAGCAGGCTTTGCACGTTCAGGTAAAATGTTTGCCTTTGAACATGCGGGCATTGAGCCTGATGTTGTGGTGATGTCGAAAGCCGTCGGTGGTAGCTTGCCACTTGCTGTACTCGGTATTAAACGTAAGTTCGATGCCTGGCAGCCAGCAGGTCACACGGGGACATTCCGTGGTAACCAATTGGCGATGGGTACAGGTCTTGCAACGATCAAAACCATTAAAGAGCAAAACTTGGCGCAAAACGCACAAGAACGCGGTGATTTCTTACAAGCTGAATTGAAAAAATTAGCGCAAGAATTCCCATGTATCGGTAACGTGCGTGGTCGTGGTTTAATGATTGGTGTTGAAATCGTGGATGAGCGTAAGCCTGCTGATCACATGGGTTCATTGCCAGGTGATGGTCAATTGGCAGCTGCAATTCAAGCCGCATGCTTCGACAACAAACTGTTGTTAGAAAAAGGTGGTCGTAACGGTACAGTGATTCGTTTACTTTGCCCACTGATTATTAATCATGACGAATGTGTAGAAGTGATCGCTCGCTTCAAGAAAGCACTTGCTGAAGCACTTGTTGCAACTCGAGGCGCATAA
- a CDS encoding SIMPL domain-containing protein (The SIMPL domain is named for its presence in mouse protein SIMPL (signalling molecule that associates with mouse pelle-like kinase). Bacterial member BP26, from Brucella, was shown to assemble into a channel-like structure, while YggE from E. coli has been associated with resistance to oxidative stress.), whose translation MRLLTLASLFTTVALSNAVFAQSTENLNYNVVNIQAEATRKVSNDEMHAVLFIEKSHKQPAELATQITQLMNQALSLAKKYPQVKVETGAQTTYPVYDNDSTKLKEWRGRAEVNIESTDFKAASQLVSELQQNFQTQSINFTVSDAQRKKVENDLMTEASKNFQQRAQLLTQAWNKSGYNLVSLNLNTNNAYPQPVMMRANMAKFAGAESADAQNVAAGESKITVNANGAIQFK comes from the coding sequence ATGCGCTTACTCACCCTAGCTTCACTTTTCACAACAGTTGCTCTAAGCAATGCCGTCTTTGCCCAATCTACAGAAAACTTAAACTACAATGTGGTGAATATTCAAGCCGAAGCTACGCGCAAAGTCTCAAATGATGAAATGCATGCAGTTTTATTCATTGAAAAAAGTCACAAACAGCCGGCTGAATTGGCCACTCAAATTACCCAACTGATGAATCAAGCCCTATCATTGGCAAAAAAATACCCACAAGTTAAAGTTGAAACCGGTGCTCAAACCACCTACCCCGTGTATGACAATGACTCGACCAAACTCAAAGAATGGCGGGGCCGTGCTGAGGTCAATATTGAAAGTACCGATTTTAAAGCCGCTAGCCAATTGGTCAGTGAACTGCAACAGAATTTTCAAACTCAATCGATTAACTTCACTGTGTCAGATGCACAGCGTAAAAAAGTTGAAAATGATCTGATGACGGAAGCCTCCAAAAACTTTCAACAACGTGCGCAATTGTTGACTCAAGCATGGAACAAATCAGGCTATAACTTGGTCAGCCTGAATTTAAATACCAACAACGCATACCCACAACCAGTGATGATGCGTGCCAACATGGCCAAGTTTGCAGGCGCTGAATCCGCAGATGCTCAAAATGTAGCGGCAGGTGAATCTAAAATCACGGTCAATGCCAATGGCGCCATTCAATTCAAGTAA
- a CDS encoding TSUP family transporter — MLFESINFSLVFFAFCAGLVDATVGGGGLILVPALLYAYPQLNIATIFGTNKAVALASASSSAIGFIRRVSLPWTLIIPTMLSAFLFAYLGAISISVIPKTFLQYAVFVLLIVMAVYTFLKKDLGHVHRQIQMGKKQIVSGICFGALIGFYDGVFGPGSGSFFLFLFIKVFAFDFIHAVAAAKLLNIATFIAALIFFIPEGHVIWSASMYMVLAAIIGAYVGTLVAFKYGSAFIRVFFLLLLLFLIGRMGYQLFF, encoded by the coding sequence ATGCTCTTCGAATCAATCAATTTTTCATTGGTGTTTTTTGCCTTTTGCGCGGGTCTAGTCGATGCTACTGTCGGCGGTGGTGGTTTAATTTTAGTCCCTGCGCTGTTGTATGCTTATCCCCAATTAAACATTGCGACGATCTTTGGCACCAATAAAGCCGTTGCTTTGGCCAGTGCCTCCTCTTCTGCGATTGGCTTCATTCGCCGCGTGAGTCTGCCATGGACGCTGATTATACCGACCATGTTGTCTGCATTTCTGTTTGCTTATTTGGGTGCAATATCCATTTCAGTGATTCCTAAAACATTCCTGCAATATGCGGTGTTTGTTTTACTGATCGTTATGGCGGTGTACACCTTTTTAAAAAAAGATTTGGGACATGTGCACAGACAAATTCAGATGGGTAAAAAACAGATTGTATCGGGCATTTGCTTTGGTGCTTTGATTGGCTTTTATGACGGTGTTTTTGGACCGGGTTCAGGTAGCTTCTTTTTGTTTTTATTCATCAAAGTGTTCGCCTTTGATTTTATCCATGCGGTGGCGGCTGCCAAACTACTTAATATTGCCACTTTTATTGCAGCGCTGATTTTCTTTATTCCTGAAGGTCATGTGATTTGGTCGGCAAGTATGTACATGGTTTTGGCTGCCATAATTGGCGCTTATGTCGGCACATTAGTGGCATTTAAATATGGCAGTGCTTTTATCCGTGTGTTTTTCTTGCTGTTGTTGCTGTTTCTGATTGGTCGAATGGGCTATCAATTATTTTTCTAA
- a CDS encoding fatty acid desaturase family protein: MNMPVQLQYFKNPKNRELTNAQLDELARELDAIKQEVLDDLGEKDEKYIKRVYAAIRYSSILGRACLFAGWFPPAWILGTGLLGFAKIMENMELGHNVMHGQYDWMNDPKFKGTTYEWDIVGTADDWRQTHNFKHHTYTNIKGMDDDIGYGVLRLFPEQRWKKGYLLQPLYSIPFCLLFQWGVAIQNLEIGKYLKGRMSKKEFNQRLTPMKKKIGKQMFKDYVFFPLIAGPAALPVLAGNCVANGLRNIWTFSIIFCGHFTKDVEVFPKTVLENESRGHWYMRQIRGSSNLTGSEAFHILTGHLSHQIEHHLYPDIPARRYRKMAPKVQAVCEKYGLNYNNASLLKQYGSVIKRIVKYAFPFKK; this comes from the coding sequence ATGAATATGCCAGTACAACTACAATATTTTAAAAATCCAAAAAATCGCGAATTGACCAATGCTCAGTTAGATGAACTTGCACGTGAATTGGATGCCATTAAACAAGAAGTCTTAGATGACTTGGGCGAAAAAGACGAAAAATATATTAAGCGTGTCTATGCCGCGATTCGTTATAGTTCAATTTTAGGGCGTGCTTGCTTATTTGCAGGATGGTTCCCGCCGGCATGGATTTTAGGTACCGGTCTGTTGGGCTTTGCCAAAATCATGGAAAATATGGAACTCGGTCATAATGTCATGCACGGTCAATATGACTGGATGAATGATCCAAAGTTCAAAGGCACCACCTATGAGTGGGACATCGTGGGTACGGCAGACGACTGGCGTCAAACCCATAACTTTAAACATCATACCTACACCAACATTAAAGGTATGGATGATGATATTGGTTATGGCGTATTGCGTTTATTCCCAGAGCAACGTTGGAAAAAAGGCTACCTTTTACAACCGCTATATAGCATTCCGTTTTGCTTGTTGTTCCAATGGGGCGTTGCGATTCAAAACCTTGAAATTGGTAAATACCTGAAAGGTCGCATGAGCAAAAAAGAATTCAATCAACGTTTGACGCCAATGAAGAAAAAAATTGGCAAACAAATGTTTAAAGATTATGTATTCTTCCCACTCATTGCTGGTCCTGCGGCTTTACCTGTACTTGCGGGGAACTGTGTTGCCAATGGTCTACGTAATATTTGGACCTTTAGTATTATTTTCTGTGGTCACTTTACCAAAGATGTCGAAGTGTTCCCGAAAACCGTGCTTGAAAATGAAAGCCGTGGACACTGGTATATGCGTCAGATTCGTGGTTCTTCAAACTTAACCGGGTCTGAAGCTTTCCATATTTTGACAGGACATTTAAGTCACCAAATTGAGCACCATTTGTACCCAGATATTCCTGCACGTCGTTACCGTAAAATGGCGCCTAAAGTACAAGCCGTCTGTGAAAAATATGGTTTGAATTATAACAATGCAAGTCTACTTAAACAGTATGGTAGTGTGATCAAACGTATCGTGAAATATGCATTTCCATTTAAGAAATAA
- a CDS encoding ferredoxin reductase — MHAVLPRKSSIGTTLVESVFDADAANFWLQKLNPLWSLNQALGKIVKKQSTAHDTVSLTLKTNSRFEKAQAGQHHPVIITHDGRRYERTYSLTQVDEQHVMLTVKKVNGGVVSTWLIDHAEVGDIVEFGQPYGDMLLPQDQSALVLLAAGSGITPMYSLTIEALKKDPKAQIHLMYWVKTEADVAFKVTFDQLAQQHANFKFEVMHTQTQPTDARLNESYLSEIENLAQSTVYVCGPSGFVSTAEQLFKAAKTFKSEAFSLSELVSDEVGFIEVTLTRSQKTVSIPKGQSILVGLEQQNIQPTHGCRMGICNKCACNKAQGATQNLVTGASNTEPGNLLKICVNSAQTDLVIDL; from the coding sequence ATGCACGCTGTTTTACCACGCAAATCTTCTATCGGAACAACTTTGGTTGAGTCCGTTTTTGATGCTGATGCAGCAAATTTTTGGCTCCAAAAATTAAATCCACTTTGGTCTTTAAATCAGGCCTTAGGCAAAATTGTAAAAAAACAAAGCACCGCGCATGACACGGTGAGTCTCACCTTAAAAACCAATTCTCGTTTCGAAAAAGCGCAAGCAGGGCAACATCATCCGGTAATTATTACTCATGATGGACGTCGTTATGAACGAACCTATAGCTTGACTCAAGTGGATGAACAACATGTCATGTTGACCGTTAAAAAGGTCAATGGCGGTGTGGTCAGCACGTGGTTAATCGATCACGCAGAAGTTGGTGATATCGTTGAATTTGGTCAACCTTATGGCGATATGCTGTTACCACAAGATCAATCGGCATTGGTACTGTTGGCGGCAGGCAGTGGCATTACGCCAATGTACAGTTTGACCATTGAGGCATTAAAAAAAGATCCAAAAGCTCAGATCCATTTGATGTATTGGGTAAAAACAGAAGCTGATGTCGCGTTTAAAGTGACTTTTGATCAGCTGGCGCAACAACATGCCAATTTTAAATTTGAAGTGATGCACACCCAAACACAACCTACAGATGCGCGTTTAAATGAAAGCTATTTGAGTGAGATTGAAAATTTAGCACAAAGCACCGTCTATGTGTGTGGGCCCTCTGGTTTTGTCAGCACAGCAGAACAGTTATTTAAAGCAGCGAAAACTTTTAAAAGTGAAGCTTTTAGTTTAAGTGAATTGGTGTCGGATGAGGTTGGCTTTATCGAAGTGACCTTAACTCGATCGCAAAAAACAGTGTCTATTCCAAAAGGTCAATCTATTTTAGTGGGGTTGGAACAACAAAACATCCAACCGACACATGGTTGTCGTATGGGTATTTGTAATAAATGTGCATGTAATAAAGCACAAGGTGCAACCCAAAATTTGGTCACAGGTGCAAGCAATACTGAACCCGGTAATTTGCTGAAAATCTGTGTGAATTCAGCCCAAACTGACTTAGTGATCGACCTTTAA
- the fabR gene encoding HTH-type transcriptional repressor FabR, with amino-acid sequence MRTSSPIPAQTSALEESHVLGQSQEKVQVRSVGRKATITKEELFQATLNLIGPKKSIASLSLREVAREAGIAPNSFYRHFKDMDELAIELIDRAAIALREILHHARLKASLDTSIVRSSVEVFIEQLDRDEGFLSLMLREGHTGSDSYKDAVDKQLNYFQQELQEDLIRLEAAQNRTMHHPDLAAKAITQLVFGMGAKVIDLSHEQRHEIAEQTIAMIRMILVGARHLDDSALR; translated from the coding sequence ATGCGCACTTCTTCACCTATTCCTGCTCAAACCTCTGCTCTTGAAGAAAGTCATGTATTAGGTCAATCGCAAGAAAAAGTACAGGTGCGTAGTGTGGGTCGTAAAGCCACCATTACCAAGGAAGAGTTATTCCAAGCTACACTCAATTTAATTGGTCCGAAGAAAAGTATTGCATCACTAAGTTTAAGAGAAGTCGCAAGAGAAGCAGGCATTGCACCGAATAGTTTTTATCGCCATTTTAAAGACATGGATGAATTGGCGATTGAACTGATTGATCGCGCTGCGATTGCCTTGCGTGAAATTTTACATCATGCGCGTTTAAAAGCCTCTTTAGACACCAGTATCGTGCGCAGTTCGGTGGAAGTCTTTATCGAGCAGTTAGATCGGGATGAAGGCTTTTTAAGCCTGATGCTCCGTGAGGGTCATACCGGTTCAGACTCCTATAAAGATGCCGTCGATAAACAGCTCAATTATTTCCAACAAGAACTACAAGAAGACCTGATTCGTTTAGAAGCGGCGCAGAACCGTACCATGCATCATCCTGATTTGGCGGCCAAAGCGATTACGCAATTGGTGTTTGGGATGGGCGCCAAAGTGATTGATTTATCACATGAGCAACGCCATGAAATCGCAGAACAAACCATTGCCATGATTCGGATGATTTTGGTCGGTGCCCGACATCTGGATGATTCCGCACTGCGTTAA
- a CDS encoding AMP-binding protein, which translates to MEDLTQLNNLPSHIHYLLHWEKQTPDRDYLIQPFPNGEVKSYTWKQIADQVRRMAAYIQSLDLTVPSQIAIYGKNSAHWIMADLAIWMAGHVSVPLYTTLNAEGTQYVLEHSECKMMFIGKLDGKGDSWNEVKTIIPTDMPCVKLPLSPDYDAPIWEDIIAKTEPTTQPVLPVKEQLATIIYTSGSTGLPKGVMQSFATLLAPSGELRTTFEVTSKERALSYLPLAHVAERIFIESSSLIAGFTVYFANSLETFVEDLNRAKPTIFFSVPRLWTKFYLGINEKIPPKVQNILFGIPVLGKIIKQKLLAKLGLNHVRYALTGSAPLPINIIKWYRNLGLELLEVYGMTENSGYSHITRMGQYQSGYVGHVQEKVECKIDENGEILVKSPGTMLGYYKNPEKTAEDITPDHFLRTGDMGEIDSQGRLKITGRVKDIFKTSKGKYVMPVPIEQKIGNDAIIESVCVGGASQTQPVAFVMLAEEVRNKLQQDSKRDEIEAHLENLRNEINQKLEPHEKIGFFVVIRDLWTMDNDMLTPTMKIKRNKIEAKYENRLEEWYKQSKHVVWE; encoded by the coding sequence ATGGAAGATTTAACGCAATTGAATAATTTACCCTCGCATATTCACTATCTGTTGCATTGGGAGAAGCAAACACCGGATCGTGATTATTTGATTCAACCTTTTCCAAATGGAGAGGTAAAATCCTATACATGGAAACAGATTGCAGACCAAGTTCGTCGTATGGCGGCATACATTCAAAGTTTAGATTTGACTGTACCGAGTCAGATTGCGATCTATGGTAAGAACAGTGCGCATTGGATTATGGCGGATTTGGCGATTTGGATGGCGGGGCATGTATCTGTACCGTTGTACACCACGCTGAATGCAGAAGGCACTCAGTACGTGCTCGAGCACAGTGAATGCAAAATGATGTTCATTGGCAAATTAGACGGTAAAGGTGACAGTTGGAACGAGGTGAAAACCATTATTCCAACCGATATGCCGTGTGTGAAGTTGCCGTTATCGCCAGATTATGATGCGCCCATTTGGGAAGACATTATTGCGAAAACTGAGCCGACGACTCAGCCTGTGCTTCCCGTTAAAGAACAGTTGGCGACCATTATTTATACCTCAGGCAGTACCGGTTTGCCCAAAGGTGTGATGCAAAGTTTTGCGACCTTACTTGCACCATCAGGAGAGTTGCGTACCACCTTTGAAGTGACCTCGAAAGAACGTGCATTGTCTTATTTGCCTTTGGCGCATGTGGCAGAACGTATTTTTATTGAGTCTTCATCTCTTATTGCTGGATTCACAGTGTATTTCGCCAATTCTTTAGAAACCTTTGTCGAAGATTTAAACCGTGCCAAACCGACGATTTTCTTCTCTGTACCACGGCTTTGGACTAAATTTTATTTGGGCATCAATGAAAAGATTCCACCTAAAGTTCAAAACATCCTGTTTGGTATTCCGGTATTGGGCAAAATTATCAAGCAGAAGTTGTTGGCTAAACTGGGTTTAAACCATGTGCGTTATGCACTCACCGGTTCTGCACCTTTACCCATTAACATTATTAAATGGTATCGCAACTTAGGTTTAGAGCTGTTAGAAGTGTATGGCATGACTGAAAATTCGGGGTATTCGCATATTACCCGTATGGGGCAGTATCAAAGCGGTTATGTGGGGCATGTTCAAGAAAAAGTTGAATGTAAGATTGATGAAAATGGTGAAATCCTGGTGAAAAGCCCGGGCACGATGTTGGGTTATTATAAAAACCCGGAGAAAACGGCTGAAGATATTACCCCTGACCATTTTCTACGCACAGGGGATATGGGTGAAATTGACAGTCAAGGGCGTTTAAAAATTACAGGGCGTGTTAAAGACATCTTTAAAACCTCAAAAGGTAAATATGTCATGCCGGTGCCGATTGAGCAAAAGATTGGTAATGATGCGATCATTGAGTCAGTCTGTGTTGGGGGTGCCAGTCAAACCCAACCGGTGGCTTTTGTGATGTTGGCGGAAGAAGTGCGCAATAAATTGCAACAAGACAGTAAACGTGATGAAATCGAAGCGCATTTAGAAAATCTACGCAATGAGATTAATCAGAAGCTTGAACCGCATGAAAAAATTGGCTTCTTTGTGGTGATCCGTGACCTCTGGACCATGGACAATGACATGCTGACCCCAACCATGAAAATCAAACGTAATAAGATTGAGGCGAAATACGAAAACCGTTTAGAAGAGTGGTACAAGCAGTCTAAACATGTGGTGTGGGAATGA